The proteins below are encoded in one region of Saccopteryx leptura isolate mSacLep1 chromosome 1, mSacLep1_pri_phased_curated, whole genome shotgun sequence:
- the ATPSCKMT gene encoding ATP synthase subunit C lysine N-methyltransferase isoform X1, which produces MEGRGGTLPETLEEERQSGYALPTSLEANGLKKSSWGFLFTGIVGGTLVAVYAVATPFITPALRKICLPFVPATTKQIENVVKTLRSRSGPLVDIGSGDGRIVIAAAKAGFTAVGYELNPWLVWYSRYRAWREGVQHSAKFHIADLWKVTFSQYSNVVIFGVPQMMPQLQKKLELELEGDARVIACRFPFPNWTPDQVTGEGIDTVWAYDRSTFRGSGKRP; this is translated from the exons GAACACTCCCAGAAACACTCGAAGAAGAACGTCAGTCAGGGTATGCTCTACCTACAAGTCTTGAAGCCAACGGTTTAAAGAAGAGCAGTTGGGGCTTCTTATTTACTGGGATTGTTGGGGGTACACTCGTGGCTGTGTATGCCGTGGCTACTCCGTTTATAACACCGGCACTCCGAAAAATTTGCTTGCCCTTTGTACCTGCAACTACAAAGCAGATCGAGAATGTTGTGAAAACGCTGCGAAGCAGAAGTGGACCTCTGGTGGACATTGGTAGTGGCGACGGAAGGATT GTGATAGCGGCTGCGAAGGCAGGATTCACAGCGGTTGGCTATGAATTAAACCCATGGCTGGTTTGGTACTCCAGATACCGAGCTTGGCGAGAAGGGGTACAGCACTCGGCCAAATTTCATATTGCAGATTTGTGGAAG gtTACATTTTCACAGTACTCAAACGTTGTTATTTTTGGGGTGCCCCAGATG ATGCCACAATTGCAGAAGAAACTTGAGCTTGAACTTGAGGGTGATGCTAGAGTTATCGCTTGCCGGTTCCCTTTCCCCAACTGGACCCCGGACCAGGTCACCGGAGAGGGGATAGACACTGTGTGGGCTTATGACAGGAGCACTTTTAGAGGGAGTGGAAAGAGGCCCTGA
- the ATPSCKMT gene encoding ATP synthase subunit C lysine N-methyltransferase isoform X2: MEGRGGTLPETLEEERQSGYALPTSLEANGLKKSSWGFLFTGIVGGTLVAVYAVATPFITPALRKICLPFVPATTKQIENVVKTLRSRSGPLVDIGSGDGRIVIAAAKAGFTAVGYELNPWLVWYSRYRAWREGVQHSAKFHIADLWKMPQLQKKLELELEGDARVIACRFPFPNWTPDQVTGEGIDTVWAYDRSTFRGSGKRP; this comes from the exons GAACACTCCCAGAAACACTCGAAGAAGAACGTCAGTCAGGGTATGCTCTACCTACAAGTCTTGAAGCCAACGGTTTAAAGAAGAGCAGTTGGGGCTTCTTATTTACTGGGATTGTTGGGGGTACACTCGTGGCTGTGTATGCCGTGGCTACTCCGTTTATAACACCGGCACTCCGAAAAATTTGCTTGCCCTTTGTACCTGCAACTACAAAGCAGATCGAGAATGTTGTGAAAACGCTGCGAAGCAGAAGTGGACCTCTGGTGGACATTGGTAGTGGCGACGGAAGGATT GTGATAGCGGCTGCGAAGGCAGGATTCACAGCGGTTGGCTATGAATTAAACCCATGGCTGGTTTGGTACTCCAGATACCGAGCTTGGCGAGAAGGGGTACAGCACTCGGCCAAATTTCATATTGCAGATTTGTGGAAG ATGCCACAATTGCAGAAGAAACTTGAGCTTGAACTTGAGGGTGATGCTAGAGTTATCGCTTGCCGGTTCCCTTTCCCCAACTGGACCCCGGACCAGGTCACCGGAGAGGGGATAGACACTGTGTGGGCTTATGACAGGAGCACTTTTAGAGGGAGTGGAAAGAGGCCCTGA